From Pseudomonas poae, the proteins below share one genomic window:
- the nagE gene encoding N-acetylglucosamine-specific PTS transporter subunit IIBC yields the protein MYQLFIEGLQRLGRALMLPIAILPIAGLLLRLGDTDLLNIAVMHDAGQAIFANLALIFAIGIAVGFARDNNGTAGLAGAIGYLVMVSTLKVMDSSINMGMLAGIASGLMAGALYNRFKDIKLPEYLAFFGGRRFVPIVTGFSAVALGVIFGLIWPPIQHGINSFGVLLMDSGSFGAFVFGVFNRLLIVTGLHHILNNMAWFVFGSFTDPATGAVVTGDLTRYFAGDPKGGQFMTGMFPVMLFGLPAACLAMYRNALPERRKVMGGIFLSMALTSFLTGVTEPIEFAFMFLAPFLYLIHALLTGLSMAVTNMLNIHLGFTFSGGFIDMVLGWGKSTNGWLVFPVGLAYALVYYSVFNYCIRRFNLKTPGREDIQVAQAEAMSDNQRAGAYIRALGGAANLLSVGACTTRLRLDMVDRNKAVDAELKALGAMAVVRPGNGGSLQVVVGPLADSIADEIRLAMPSFVATAPVDKPVAVNLHDAEKWLNALGGRANVRQLEAVAMTRLRVELGDDSVLSEADLTALGCQGVSQLDSGVWHLLIGDKASGLGEALERLVGSREVGARV from the coding sequence ATGTACCAACTATTCATCGAAGGGCTGCAACGCCTGGGCCGTGCATTGATGCTGCCTATCGCCATCTTGCCGATTGCCGGCCTGCTGCTGCGCCTGGGCGACACCGACCTGCTGAACATCGCCGTGATGCACGACGCGGGGCAAGCGATCTTCGCCAACCTCGCGCTGATTTTCGCCATCGGCATTGCCGTGGGCTTTGCCCGCGACAACAACGGCACGGCGGGGCTCGCCGGGGCGATTGGCTACCTGGTGATGGTCTCCACGCTCAAGGTGATGGACAGCAGCATCAATATGGGGATGCTCGCCGGTATCGCCAGCGGCTTGATGGCCGGGGCGCTGTATAACCGCTTCAAGGACATCAAGCTGCCGGAGTACCTGGCGTTCTTCGGCGGGCGACGCTTTGTGCCGATTGTCACCGGGTTCTCGGCCGTCGCGCTGGGGGTGATCTTCGGCCTGATCTGGCCGCCGATCCAGCACGGCATCAACAGCTTCGGCGTGTTGCTGATGGACAGCGGCAGCTTCGGTGCGTTCGTGTTCGGCGTGTTCAACCGCCTGCTGATCGTCACCGGCCTGCACCACATCCTCAACAACATGGCCTGGTTTGTGTTCGGCAGCTTCACCGACCCGGCCACCGGCGCGGTGGTCACCGGTGACCTGACCCGCTACTTTGCCGGCGACCCCAAGGGCGGCCAGTTCATGACCGGCATGTTCCCGGTGATGCTGTTCGGCTTGCCCGCTGCCTGCCTGGCGATGTACCGCAACGCCCTGCCGGAGCGGCGCAAAGTCATGGGCGGGATTTTTCTATCGATGGCGCTGACCTCGTTCCTCACCGGCGTGACCGAACCGATTGAATTCGCGTTCATGTTCCTCGCGCCGTTCCTGTACCTGATCCACGCGCTGCTCACCGGCCTGTCGATGGCCGTGACCAATATGCTCAATATCCACCTGGGTTTTACCTTCTCCGGCGGGTTTATCGACATGGTGCTGGGTTGGGGCAAGTCCACCAATGGCTGGCTGGTGTTCCCGGTCGGGCTGGCGTATGCGCTGGTGTACTACAGCGTGTTCAACTACTGCATTCGCCGCTTCAATTTGAAGACGCCGGGGCGTGAGGACATCCAGGTCGCGCAGGCTGAGGCGATGAGCGACAACCAGCGGGCCGGGGCGTATATCCGTGCGCTGGGGGGCGCGGCCAATCTGTTGAGTGTGGGCGCCTGCACCACGCGTCTGCGCCTGGACATGGTGGATCGCAACAAGGCAGTGGATGCCGAACTGAAAGCGCTGGGCGCCATGGCCGTGGTGCGGCCCGGCAATGGCGGGAGTTTGCAGGTGGTCGTGGGGCCACTGGCCGACAGCATTGCCGATGAAATTCGCTTGGCGATGCCGTCGTTTGTTGCAACCGCGCCAGTGGATAAGCCGGTAGCGGTGAACCTGCACGACGCAGAGAAATGGCTGAATGCCCTGGGTGGCCGGGCGAACGTGCGCCAGCTGGAAGCGGTGGCGATGACGCGGTTGCGGGTGGAGCTGGGGGATGATTCGGTATTGTCTGAAGCAGACCTGACCGCGCTGGGTTGCCAAGGTGTCAGCCAGCTTGATAGCGGTGTTTGGCATCTGTTGATTGGTGACAAGGCATCGGGGTTGGGTGAGGCGTTGGAGCGGTTGGTCGGTAGCCGTGAGGTGGGTGCCAGGGTTTAG
- the ptsP gene encoding phosphoenolpyruvate--protein phosphotransferase: MPNNNNQLTLSAPLSGPVLALGDVPDEVFAGGAMGDGIAIDPLNDCLHAPCDGEIIHVARTGHALTIRAHNGAELLMHVGIDTVELNGEGFALLVKEGARVKRGQALVQFDLDRIARQCKSLVSLIILTNGEAFELQRQAGPIVKVGEPLLQIALRSTAPTQTAVDNSVSEARASVRITHRGGLHARPAALVRKTAQGFSSQAQLHYAGKSAPCDSLIGLMGLGIGEGDEVRVTCRGKDCEAALQALVAALSVAMSEEHCAPVAVAPRKANTEADVLQGVCAAPGLVCGPLFRLTAIELPADTGNHRADEQLQRLDAALEQVRGEIRQTLDHARLRKNQAEEEIFAAHLALLEDPALLDAATAAIEHGSAATHAWRDAIQAQCAVLLALGKPLFAERSNDLRDLQQRVLRALLGEAWHFELPAGAIVSAHELTPSDLLQLSAQQVAGICMAEGGATSHVAILARGKGLPCVVALGSEVLDVPQGQRVVLDAANGRLELTPSEARHAHVQQMREAQKLRREQQQAQAQQPARTTDGRTIEVAANVASSAEAEVAFANGADGVGLLRTEFLFVDRRTAPDEQEQRQAYQAVLDAMGDKSVIIRTIDVGGDKQLDYLPLPVEANPVLGLRGIRLAQVRPDVLDQQLRALLQVCPLARCRILLPMVSEVDELLQIRQRLDELCVALELTQRPELGVMIEVPAAALMAEQLAEHADFLSIGTNDLSQYTLAMDRDHAGLAARVDALHPALLRLIAQTCAGAAKHGRWVGVCGALASDPLATPVLVGLGVSELSVSPPQIAEIKDRIRHLDAAQCRQLSQGLLDLSSAKAVRQACHTHWPLS; this comes from the coding sequence ATGCCCAACAACAATAATCAATTGACCCTCAGCGCCCCCTTAAGCGGGCCGGTGCTGGCCTTGGGCGACGTTCCCGATGAAGTGTTCGCCGGTGGCGCCATGGGCGACGGTATTGCCATCGACCCGCTCAATGATTGCCTGCACGCCCCCTGTGACGGGGAGATCATTCATGTCGCCCGTACCGGGCATGCGCTGACCATTCGTGCGCACAACGGCGCCGAGCTGCTGATGCATGTAGGCATCGACACCGTGGAACTGAATGGCGAAGGGTTTGCGCTGCTGGTCAAGGAAGGCGCCCGGGTGAAGCGTGGCCAGGCGCTGGTGCAGTTCGACCTGGACCGCATTGCGCGGCAGTGCAAGAGCCTGGTCAGCCTGATCATTCTGACCAATGGCGAGGCCTTTGAGCTACAGCGCCAGGCGGGACCCATCGTCAAGGTCGGCGAGCCGTTGTTGCAGATTGCGCTGCGCTCAACGGCGCCGACGCAGACGGCTGTGGATAACTCAGTCAGCGAAGCCCGCGCCAGTGTGCGCATCACCCACCGTGGCGGTCTGCACGCGCGCCCCGCCGCGTTGGTCCGCAAGACCGCGCAGGGTTTCAGCAGCCAGGCCCAGTTGCACTATGCCGGTAAGTCGGCGCCGTGCGACAGCCTGATCGGCCTGATGGGGCTGGGTATCGGTGAAGGCGATGAGGTGCGTGTCACCTGTCGCGGCAAGGATTGCGAGGCGGCCTTGCAGGCACTGGTCGCCGCGCTGTCGGTGGCCATGAGCGAAGAGCATTGCGCGCCGGTGGCGGTCGCCCCACGCAAGGCGAATACCGAGGCAGATGTGTTGCAAGGCGTGTGTGCAGCCCCCGGCCTGGTGTGCGGGCCGCTGTTTCGCCTGACCGCTATCGAACTGCCGGCGGACACCGGCAATCACCGCGCCGACGAACAGCTGCAACGGCTGGATGCGGCCCTTGAGCAGGTGCGCGGTGAAATCCGCCAGACCCTGGACCACGCCCGCCTGCGCAAAAACCAAGCGGAAGAAGAGATCTTCGCCGCCCACCTCGCGCTGCTGGAGGACCCGGCCCTGCTGGACGCGGCCACCGCCGCCATCGAACACGGCAGCGCCGCCACTCACGCCTGGCGCGACGCAATCCAGGCACAATGCGCGGTGCTGCTGGCCCTGGGCAAGCCGCTGTTCGCCGAGCGTTCCAACGACCTGCGAGACCTGCAACAACGGGTATTGCGCGCACTGCTGGGTGAAGCCTGGCATTTCGAATTGCCGGCCGGGGCGATTGTCAGCGCCCATGAGCTGACCCCCTCGGACTTGCTGCAACTGAGCGCGCAGCAGGTGGCAGGCATCTGCATGGCCGAAGGCGGCGCCACCTCGCATGTGGCGATCCTGGCGCGGGGCAAGGGCCTGCCGTGTGTGGTCGCGTTGGGCAGCGAGGTGCTGGACGTGCCGCAAGGCCAACGCGTGGTACTTGACGCGGCCAACGGTCGCCTGGAACTGACGCCCAGCGAAGCTCGCCACGCCCACGTGCAGCAGATGCGCGAGGCGCAAAAACTGCGGCGTGAACAGCAACAGGCCCAGGCCCAGCAACCGGCGCGCACCACCGATGGCCGCACCATCGAGGTGGCCGCCAATGTCGCCTCCAGTGCCGAAGCTGAGGTGGCCTTTGCCAACGGCGCGGACGGCGTCGGCCTGTTGCGCACCGAGTTCCTGTTCGTCGACCGCCGCACCGCGCCGGATGAACAGGAACAGCGCCAAGCCTATCAGGCCGTGCTGGATGCGATGGGCGACAAGTCCGTGATCATCCGCACCATCGACGTCGGCGGCGACAAGCAACTCGACTACCTGCCGCTGCCCGTCGAGGCCAACCCGGTGCTGGGCCTGCGCGGGATTCGCCTGGCCCAGGTGCGCCCTGACGTGCTCGACCAGCAACTGCGTGCGCTGCTGCAAGTGTGCCCGCTGGCGCGCTGCCGCATCCTGCTGCCGATGGTCAGCGAAGTGGATGAACTGCTGCAGATCCGCCAACGCCTGGATGAACTGTGCGTGGCGCTGGAACTGACCCAACGCCCCGAGCTGGGGGTGATGATCGAAGTGCCTGCCGCCGCCTTGATGGCCGAACAACTGGCCGAGCATGCGGACTTTTTGTCCATCGGCACCAATGACCTGTCCCAATACACCCTGGCGATGGACCGCGACCATGCCGGCCTCGCCGCCCGGGTCGATGCTCTGCACCCGGCCTTGCTGCGACTTATCGCCCAGACCTGTGCCGGGGCGGCCAAACACGGGCGTTGGGTCGGCGTGTGCGGCGCCTTGGCGTCCGACCCGTTGGCCACGCCAGTGCTGGTGGGCCTGGGGGTCAGCGAACTGTCGGTGAGCCCGCCGCAAATCGCAGAAATCAAGGACCGCATCCGTCATCTGGATGCGGCGCAATGCCGGCAATTGAGCCAAGGCCTGCTCGACCTGAGCAGCGCCAAGGCCGTGCGCCAAGCCTGTCACACCCACTGGCCGCTGAGCTGA
- a CDS encoding DUF6124 family protein, which translates to MIKDSPNPPSDSQPTDQLFTVLPNLNSETLLANASQDLASVQALAGNLAFDVDGPQRDAVLGIHRMVEGIQLMVDRVLDLFEVPEQK; encoded by the coding sequence ATGATCAAAGACAGTCCAAATCCCCCATCTGACTCTCAGCCCACTGACCAACTTTTCACCGTACTCCCCAACCTGAACAGCGAAACCCTGCTGGCCAACGCCTCTCAAGACCTGGCATCAGTGCAGGCGCTGGCGGGTAATCTGGCATTTGATGTCGACGGCCCGCAACGCGATGCGGTGCTGGGGATTCATCGGATGGTGGAAGGGATTCAGTTGATGGTGGATCGGGTGTTGGATTTGTTTGAGGTGCCTGAGCAGAAGTAA